The segment tctggccttggaatctttaAGCCCAGATGTCCTGAGTACCAGTACAGTGTTACACTGCTTTATTCTTTATATTCAGCCTACTCTTTCCTCTACTAAATTTTATCCCATTACGCTATGACCACCTACTTTAAATAAGTTTCTCTCTCTTGGTTTCACCATTCAGATATGTGTAGAGAGTTTTCTAATCTGCCCTTATCATTTAGCAAATAATATCCACCTTTTGTTTTAATGTTCTCTGATAAATCAGTCCCTCTGAACAAGTAACAATGTATTTACCTCCCTCAGTTCCCCCCATTTTGTACAAATCTTTCTGGTACTAAAATGTCCAGAACTACCAGCAGTATTGTGCATTCTAGAGAAACTAATTTGCCTATCATAATATAATAATTGAAGCCAGGGGAGTTAATCCAGGTTTACACAAAAGTAACAGGACAAAATTTTGTTTAGTGAGACCTGTTAGACTGTGGAATATAACCTCATTGGAAGTGGTGAAAGCATCATCATTTTGGGTCATTTTAAATGAGACCAGACAAAGCACTTGATGCTGTAATGCAATGGTAGAATGTGAAGAAGGAAACCTTCAAAGCTACTTTCATCTCCAGATTCCATGATGCATGAAATATCTTGCATTTCCAGCATTCATAAGGAAGGTGAATCATATTGCTCTGTATGTTCCTTGCAGCTCACCAAAAAGAAAACACTGTGTACTGGTAACCAAACGTTATTTAACAGAACAAAGCTGTATCTGCAACTGTACTCAACATCATACTAGCACTAGTTAGCCTTAGTCAGAGCATAATGAATGATTTTCTAGAAAGCCAGATCAAACCTACTAATCCTAAATTGTACTTCTCACTGGAGTACCTTTGACAGAATCAATGCAACATCTTTTATCacaattaaagattgtgagaacTTATCCAGGATTCTCCATCATGAACATTCTTTTAGGTTACTGGAGGTTCAAAGAACCACTGATGATTCTTCACATAATGCTAGGCAGTTAGTAAAATGGGTATTGCTAGTAAAGAATAGACCATCTGGCAGTCCACTTGGAATTCTGAAAGCTGATGGGAGGTACATTGGAGGAACAACAAAAGataaataaaagtatataaaaaggCAAAATTATGGGTAAAAAGGATCATATTTATTGTAGTAAATTTGCTACATGGCTCTTGTTAGTTGCATGAAATCCacacatatttaaaaatgtaaatatccaTGATAGCGCcacaaaatatttgatttttttttttaaatcaatacaaaCCACAAATTGTAAAAAGTAATAGCACTGCTTCCTCTGTATGAACATGGGCCAAATCACACTCCACTCACTCACACAAGTAGTGCCATTTAAGTCTATAATATTACATTCAAATGAGCATGGCAAAGAGGGTTTGGTCCCATATTTGGTCCTGGCAGAAAATTATGTGAAGAGTGAGAAAATATATCCAGATCCAAATCTACTGACAGtgagctgaagaaaaaaaatttggGCAACATAAGCTGAAACTGTCCTTGAACCAGACCCACACCCACAAACAAATCACACTTCCGTAGAGGATCCTCAGTAAAGGCACCTATATTAAGTCAAAAGATTGAAGTAAATGAAAGGCTAGTAATGTGctatggggaaaaaatcctaTATAGGGGGTCTGAATATGCTCTTAGTTTAATGAATaacaaaaatcccactgacttcagtgggattggcCTCATAATTGCATTTCTAAAACATAAAAGAGTACAGTGAGAGAGCACAATTGTTTAAATACATGTCTCTAATCTGGTAGTCAGCTCCTGTTCTGACTCTGAAACAGTCCCATATCAGGGCTCAGTGCTGGTCTATTCATTAGATCTCAGTTCAATTCTAACAAAGAAAAACCTCCTTCAGAATCATCAGCAGTAGGGCATTTGTAAGAGATCATTATTTTCAAGAAGAAAGAAAACCCCACTCTCTCTTACTGCTCCAGCCTGGCGCTGGGCTTCCTAATTACAATCAAAAGGTTAAGCTGGCCTTGTGATCAGTGGGCTTTCGTCCTTGAACACAGAAATGAGCTCACAGCTGATCATGCAGAGGCAACCGCTGGTGTATGAGTCTGTCTCTCCCCTACCGCCCGAGCCTGTTCGGAGCAGGAACCCCGCATTACATCACCGGCTCGCTCGCTCGCTTCTCGGGAGGGAAGGAGCAAAGCGGCGACTCCGGGGGGCTGCTGCTGATGGTGAGAAGGGAGAGACTCAGGAGCCAGGGGGCGAGGAGGCTACTGCGGAGGGGCGGCCGCGCACGCAGGAGAGGCTGGAATCCCGCAGCTAGAGGAGGATGCAAGAGTTACGAGACATGCATTAAAGAAGAGGGCTAAGGGGGAGACCAACCCCCACCCGGTCTAGCCGCCTCTCCCTTCGGCATCCTCCCATGCGACGGTGCCTGCACCCCAAGGGCAGCCGGGCAGCGAGCCGGGGGCTCCAGCTCCCCGGCTGAGCAGAGACAGGCCGGTGGGGGAGGGTCGAGCTTTTCTTTTtcggtggcgctccctccctcccccggctgaGAAGATGTTATGGCCGAGCTGGCGGAGAAGGGCAGCGGCAGCCTAGGGGCGGCGGGCGGGCGGCAGCAGCAGGATGGGGAGGCGGCGGATGGCGGGGGGTCGGAGGAGGAGGCCCGGGCCGCCAACCCCCCTAACTACGAGGACTACGAGTGCAAGATCTGCTACAATTACTTCGACCTGGAGCGGCGCGCGCCCAAGCTGCTGGAGTGCCTGCACACCTTCTGCCAGGAGTGCCTGAGCCAGCTGCACCTGCGGgccgcccagcgccccccgcccgCGCAGCCCGGCCCGCCGGGCGCTGCGCCATGGCGGGCCGGGGCCAGCGGCACCATCTGCTGCCCGGTGTGCCGCCACCGCACCGCCCTGCCCGACCAGCGCGTGCACAGCCTGCCCGTCAACACCAAGCTGGCCGAggccttccccctgcagctgcgGGCCCGCGACCCGCTGCCCCAGGACAGCCTGCCGCCCGCGCCGCGCCCCGCCGCCGGCCCCCAGCCGCGCGCCGCGCCCCACGAGGCGGGCCCAGCCCCGCGGCCGCAGCGCCCCGGCCCGCGCTCCTCGGGCGGGGGCTACGAGAGCTGCCAGAGCTGCAAGCGGGCGGCGCTGAGCGCGGGCTGCGTGTGCGTGGTGTTCTCCTTCCTCTCCATGGTGGTGCTGCTCTTCACCGGCCTCATCTTCGTCAACCAGTACGGGGGGGAGCCGGGGCCCGGCGGCCCGGCCTCGCCCTCCCCCGTGGGGCCCATCTGCCTCTCGGTCGCCAGCATCCTCGCCCTCTTCTCCGTCGTGGTCACCTGGCTCATCTGCTGGCTCAAGTACCGACCCGAGGCGGGGGCCGGGGCGGCTCCCGGGAGCGGGACCCCCAGGGggcgggctgctgctgctgcaggcggcAGGAGGAGCCACACGTAGCGTTGGGGCCGCGGCCGCCTgttgctgctcctgcagctgccgCCGCCGCCTGAGGttgggtgccccccccccagggtgcGGGAAAGCGGGGGGCCTGGCGGGGTACTCGGCCCGGGCGTTTCCAGCCACCTACGCGCTCGCCGGGCCTGGTCCCCTCTCGTCCCGGGAGGTAAAGGGCGGGCGAGTGTGAGAGGAACGGGGACTACATAGCCTCGGTGCATTGGCCTGGTCTCGTCCCTTCCACACACCCTGCACTCCTTATCGCCTCTCTGCCTCCACGGGGGAATACATggagcccctgggggtggggg is part of the Chelonia mydas isolate rCheMyd1 chromosome 9, rCheMyd1.pri.v2, whole genome shotgun sequence genome and harbors:
- the LOC122461767 gene encoding RING finger protein 223-like; the protein is MAELAEKGSGSLGAAGGRQQQDGEAADGGGSEEEARAANPPNYEDYECKICYNYFDLERRAPKLLECLHTFCQECLSQLHLRAAQRPPPAQPGPPGAAPWRAGASGTICCPVCRHRTALPDQRVHSLPVNTKLAEAFPLQLRARDPLPQDSLPPAPRPAAGPQPRAAPHEAGPAPRPQRPGPRSSGGGYESCQSCKRAALSAGCVCVVFSFLSMVVLLFTGLIFVNQYGGEPGPGGPASPSPVGPICLSVASILALFSVVVTWLICWLKYRPEAGAGAAPGSGTPRGRAAAAAGGRRSHT